The sequence AGTAGACAATACTAAGAGCTTCATGTCATCAAGTCCATGTCCTGGTGAACAGAACTTAATCAAGCACTGCATTGAAGCTTTGGAAAGATATCGTTGATAAGCCATTCTGCCATATGTTGATAAGCCTTTTGTGTCAAATGAATTCCATCCCAGCTGATGTGCTGATCAGGGTTTGGACATACTGGAACGCCAAGAGCTCCACACATTCTCCTCAGGCTAAAATTATGATCACCACCAGTCCCACAACAAGCTTTTTGCATCGTCTTCGTATCAAAacctatatagaaaaagaaggaGACGATGCTGTAAGCATTACTTTTGTGCTGGGCCCCGTATAGTTTCTCTACCATTTACAAGGATCTTGAAAAGAAACTCACCTAGAGACTGAGCGTTCTGATAGATCGACATGAATGCTTTGTAATAGTCACCGTAAACTATGATCACATCAgggtaatttgttttcaatcctTCAACGGTTTGCTTGAGAAGCTCATTGTGATAACTTGCAAAAGAGTTTAACCCCTTGAGGCAGTGGAACTCATCATAAGCAGCAGCATCATTGGGCTGGAATTGGCTAAGATAAATCGGGAAGCAACCTATCGGGAAGTTTCCGGGGACAACCACTCGTCTAGCACCGTAACCAATGACTTTCTAcaagatcatattgaagaacattcataaacaaaaacaatatagcTAGAAATTTACAAGGAACAAACTAACATACCTCAACAGCATCCTTTATAGCTTTGACAACTTCAGGAACCAACGCTTTCATTTCTTCATTGGATTTGTTAAACAAGAAAGCATAGTTATAGTCATTGCCTCCAATCTCCCCAACCATGAAGAGAgatgatttaatttctttagcACAATCTGTGAAGCAATACATAACTGTCAGGCATGATGGTTGAAAAAggatttaactattgaaatATCATATGAAACATGTCGATTACCTTTAGAACATGTGTTAAAATAGGTGAACATCCACTCAAGTTGTGCGCTAAGAGATTCCTTTGTCACAATGTTCAGTATATTCTTTGATGACAAAACTTCTGCAGGCAAGGCAGTTGAACCAGCAACGGCAAAATTCACTCCGCTGCAGCCACCGGAAAAAATTCTTGCCGGATTCAAGAAGGCATCAAGATAGGGAAGTTTAGCCGAGCGTGCTGCAATAGTTCAGAGAAAAGTTAACACAATCAAGCAACTTCTACTGCAAAATAGGTTAGAAAGAGAGTTATAAACCAGATTTTGTAAGATAATGtaatttatcataataatatacGAAATGGACCGCCTTTGACTTGGATAATGCTCTGATATACATTGTAATATTTCTGAACATTTAGAACAAGAAACTTTTTGGATCAAGGCCGCATGGTTGCCCCATTAATCCCAACGGTTCAATGTGTCAGATTTTCTTGATGATTAGCATTATTATGCAGATTAAGGCTACGATTTGTTTGGCtggctttgttttttcaatacaaacacaatttgAAACGTCGCGTAGACAAGCAGGAAACTTACCAATGTAATCAATCATCAACAACCCATTGGAGCATCTACCGGTTGGCTTCGAGAGATTCATACCATAAGGAAACCAAGCATATCGAGAAAGAGGATTTTCTGTAATCAAATTGCCAGTGTCAGCTATAGAATCCCCAAGTTGATAAATTGCTTTAAACCCGCATTTTTGAAGAACATCTACATCATGGCTAAATACaggaacaagaagaaaatggaacaaaGAGGAAAGAACAAAAGCACAAACAACGTTGCTGGTAGCCATAACACGAGAGATTTACTATTTGTCCTTAATTTGtcaatgaaaagatcaaaggaaATTGTCGTGTATTCATACTATTTTTCTGCCCACAAAGTCCGGATATTTCTGTCTGTCAGGGAAAAAATGGAAGCTTCTCGCAAGGAATGTGGAGAATACATAGCATTAGCCAGCTCTATCTTTTACAGGTCATGGTGGTTTTCTGTTAATCTTTCTAGAAACATGACCAAAAACACCTCATAATTGGATTCATCTCCAATCCAGTTAATAGTCGAAAGATGAAAGCGAAATCTCCGTAGAAGCAACAAGTTTTGGGTGGTGTCTTGCATGGTTGTGTGAGGGTGTACAGAATACTTATTAAAAACTctgttgatttttgtgttttaagtgtatttttttaaaaaaaatattatttttttgttttaaattaatatatttttagtatttttagattattttaatgcgttgatatcaaaaataatttttaaaaaataaaaaaaaatatttttttaaatatatttccgagttaaaaacattttaaaaattaatcgcAGTTACACTTTACCTAATAACCTAGAAAATCCACAACTTGGAGCCGAGATTTAATTTGAACTGAAAAAAGACATTGCTCGGTATGTTGACTCATCATCTAGTTGTCTCAGCCAAACCCAATTGTGTTAGCAccaggaattttattttaaaaaaagaatgagataatgtttatttaatatAGAATATTGACCCATAATAATCtagatgatttttctattattaaattagtattAGTTAGTGATGCCGACTCAGTgagatttttctttcaagatgATTATTGGTATCGATCCTACATTTTGCCTCCATGGATCGAGGATAAAGTGGCTTCACAAGAAAAGGATTGTACAATGAGAGAAGCAAGCAAGGTGGTCGACGACCTCTTTCAAATATATAACATGGATTCTGGTAATTTAATGGAGTTGGATTCTTATATCAAGAATTGTTCTCTTTCACGAATATAAATCTTTGCCTGCTAAGCAATAGAATAACAAGTTATAAATTCTGTCCTGCTAGAATATAcatatacatgtattttttctataactatgaaatttataaatgaaatagtttataataaaaaaaaatattcaaaggtTATTGTTATCCTTTTCTCTTAGCTGTGCTTGAAAACTATAATCTCTTGATTTCAAATTCATAACACTTTATATACTTGTTTTTGTATTGGtgagccaaaaaaaaagaagtttatttatatgattataattatattccaatcaataaataaattttttttatattaaatattataactttattatcgaattaaaaaaaaaaaaaccaaatacaaCTCtcatccttttccttttatCCTCATCAGAATCCGAGTTTTTTATGCGGAAAAGACCAGTAAAGCAGCTCTGCTAATTCAGAGCCATTATTGATAAGACTAATGGCATAAAAAAGGATCAATTCAAGACTAATAAATCTCACATGTGTAACTTGGGATCCATAGGTCTCCCATGCATGatcaaaacatgtttttttttttttttttttttttttttttttttgtgttttggcaCGTGTAATTCACCAGTAGTTTTAAATGCGATGTTTTTTGatatctaaatatttatcttgttaaaatttttctaataattataaagGTATCTTCTCTGATGTGTCTTCATCATCTCTAGAGGTGTTCAAAAAAGCCGatcaaccgattaaaccgaaaaaaaccgagaacaaaattaaccgaaaaaaccaaaccgatagaaaaaaccgaataaaccgattgaaaaataaataaaaaaaccacccgGTCCAGTCCGGGTCCggtttaaaaaagcttaaaccgattgaaccggactaaaccgaaccggtttaaaaaaaaaagtataaaaagaacCATCCCTAACCCTAAATCCCACTTTCCAGCCACCAAcccccccttccccttccctttcCAGAACCCTAAATCACTCACTTTCCCCCCTCAAGCCTTCCCTTCCCAGCCGCCACCCCACCCCCCTCAAGCCTCCCCTTCCCAGCCTTCCCCTTCCGGTTTCACAATCCAGATGCGAGGGAACCATTATTCAAGAATGGTTCTCATCACCGGTGAGAACAATGCTTCTATAGAACTACAATGAAATTCATGCGAGAAGAATAAAGAGCGAGATAGGTCTGTACCGCGCCATTGTTTAATGCTCAAACATGAAGGGACCAAGGAGTATTTTATATGTTGGACTGAGCAGAGTCAAGGATTCAGTAGCCATCAATGAAATTTTCTCACCTTGAGAACGATGCTTCCATAGAATTACAATGAAATTCATGCGAGAAAATCTCAGTAGCTCAGTGATGAAGATCAGtccggtttttctggtttttatactaaaaaaccgacccgaacaaaacaaaacaaaaccggttcggctTGGGTTATATTAATAAGGAATGTTATTTTCCGGTCCGGTTgaatttttgggttaaaaccggaccgtgaacacccctaatcATCTCaatctcttattttattttctcttttaactGTCATTCTTCGGTTATGTGCCAacccacttcttcttcttcttttgtttttgcttacCGTTGGATCTCCCCCTTTTCTCTTGACCATTGGATCTGATTACCAACTTAATCATTGGATCTTATTGCTTGTTCTCTAACCTTGGATCTTCCTacttttttcttgttgattaACACATGAAATGCTTGATATATCATATGATGTGGTGTGgatgttttttcattcttcACCAATATCCTTCTCCGTAGGGGGTTTGAATGCAAGCATCAAGAGGCAGTGAAAAAAAGTTTAGGATTTGAAAAATGAACAAGTAGAGTGACGAACAACCTTGTGGGGTCCCTTTTTCATTCAAAGACAGCAATATTTTTACAAGCTTAATTGTAGACAAAATTAAGAGCTTCATGTTATCAAGTCCATGTCTTGGTGAGAACAGAACTTTCACATCAAGCACTGCATTGAAGCTTTGGAAAGATATCGTTGATAAGCCATTCTGCCATGTGTTGATAAGCCTTTTGTGTCAAATGAACTCCATCCCAGCTGATGTGCTGATCAGGGTTCGGACAAACCGGAACGTCAGGAGCTCCACACATTCTCCAAAGGCTAAAATTATGATGACCACCAGTCCCGCAGCAAGCTTTTTGCATCGACTTCGTATCAAAACCTGTTTAGAAAAAGAAGGAGACGATGCTGTAAGCATTAATTTTGTGCTGGGCCCCGTATAGTTTCTCTACCATTCACAAGGATCTTGGAAAGAAACTCACCAAGAGACTGAGCGTTCTGATAGATCGACATGAATGCTTCGTAATAGTCACCGTAAACTATGATCACATCGgggtaatttgttttcaatcccTCAACGGTTTGCTTGAGAAGCTCATTGTGATAACTTGCGAAAGAGTTCAACCCCTTGAGGCAGTGGAACTCGTCGTAAGCAGCAGCATCATTGGGCTGCGATTGGCTAAGATAGAGCGGGAAGCAACCTATCGGGAAGTTTCCGGGGACAACCACTCGTCTAGCACCGTGACCAATGGCTTTCTGCAAGATCACGTCGAAGAACGTTCATAAACAAAAACAGTATAGCTAGAAATTCAGAAGGAACAAACCGAAAACTAACATACCGCAACAGCATCCTTTATAGCTCCCACAACCTCAGGAACCAACGCGTTTAGTTCTTCAGTGGTTTTGTTAAACAAGAAAGCATAGTTATAGTCATTGCCTCCAATCTCCCCAACCATGAAGAGAGATGATTTAATTTCTTGAGCACAATCTGTGAGGCAATAACCGTCAGGCATGATGGTTGGAAAAGGATTTAACTATTGAAACATCATATGAAACACGCCGGTTACCTTCAGAGCATGTCGTGTTAAAATAGGAGAACATCCACTCAAGCTGTGAGCTAAGAGATTCATTTGTCACAATGTTCACTATATTCTTTGACGATAAAGCTTCTGCAGGCAAGGCAGTTGAACCAGCAACTGCAAAATTCACTCCACCGCGGCCGCCGGAAAATTTTCTTGCCGAATTCAAGTAGGCACCAGGATAGGGAAGTTTAGC is a genomic window of Populus alba chromosome 5, ASM523922v2, whole genome shotgun sequence containing:
- the LOC118047624 gene encoding GDSL esterase/lipase At5g03980; its protein translation is MATSNVVCAFVLSSLFHFLLVPVFSHDVDVLQKCGFKAIYQLGDSIADTGNLITENPLSRYAWFPYGMNLSKPTGRCSNGLLMIDYIARSAKLPYLDAFLNPARIFSGGCSGVNFAVAGSTALPAEVLSSKNILNIVTKESLSAQLEWMFTYFNTCSKDCAKEIKSSLFMVGEIGGNDYNYAFLFNKSNEEMKALVPEVVKAIKDAVEKVIGYGARRVVVPGNFPIGCFPIYLSQFQPNDAAAYDEFHCLKGLNSFASYHNELLKQTVEGLKTNYPDVIIVYGDYYKAFMSIYQNAQSLGFDTKTMQKACCGTGGDHNFSLRRMCGALGVPVCPNPDQHISWDGIHLTQKAYQHMAEWLINDIFPKLQCSA
- the LOC118047625 gene encoding GDSL esterase/lipase At5g03980, giving the protein MATSNVVCALVLSSLFHFLLVPVLSRDVHALEKCGFKAIYQLGDSIADTGNLIRENPLSPYASFPYGLKLSKPTGRCSNGLLMIDYIARSAKLPYPGAYLNSARKFSGGRGGVNFAVAGSTALPAEALSSKNIVNIVTNESLSSQLEWMFSYFNTTCSEDCAQEIKSSLFMVGEIGGNDYNYAFLFNKTTEELNALVPEVVGAIKDAVAKAIGHGARRVVVPGNFPIGCFPLYLSQSQPNDAAAYDEFHCLKGLNSFASYHNELLKQTVEGLKTNYPDVIIVYGDYYEAFMSIYQNAQSLGFDTKSMQKACCGTGGHHNFSLWRMCGAPDVPVCPNPDQHISWDGVHLTQKAYQHMAEWLINDIFPKLQCSA